The following proteins are encoded in a genomic region of Candidatus Nanopelagicales bacterium:
- a CDS encoding thiolase family protein encodes MARTVRDVVFVDGVRTPFGRASKKGIYAETRADDLVIRAIRGLLARHEDLPVERLDDVCVAATTQIGDQGLTIGRTAALLAGLPRSVPGYSIDRMCAGAMTAVTTLSAPIMVGLYDIALAGGVEHMGRHPMGEGVDPNPRFLAERLVDPEALLMGKTAENLHDRFPDITRARVDEYALASQHKTAQAYENGSIQQDLIPVATRSAELGYGLATTDEPPRPGTTLEALAKLKTPFRPYGRVTAGNAAGLNDGATAALLAAESVADELGLPKKMRLVSFAFAGVAPEVMGIGPVPSTEKALSKAGLNISDIGLFEINEAFAVQVLAFLQHFGLADDDPRVNPFGGAIAVGHPLASSGIRLMTYLARHFENNPGVRYGLTTMCIGLGMGGTVIWENPNFDGKES; translated from the coding sequence GTGGCCCGAACTGTCAGAGACGTGGTCTTCGTCGATGGTGTACGTACGCCTTTCGGTCGCGCGAGCAAGAAAGGCATCTACGCCGAGACGAGGGCGGACGACCTGGTAATCCGTGCCATCAGGGGCCTGTTGGCACGCCACGAGGACCTCCCTGTGGAGCGCCTCGACGATGTCTGCGTCGCCGCGACGACGCAGATCGGGGACCAGGGACTTACCATCGGTCGCACTGCCGCCTTGTTGGCTGGACTCCCCAGGTCGGTGCCGGGGTACAGCATCGACCGGATGTGCGCGGGAGCCATGACAGCCGTCACGACGCTGTCCGCCCCAATCATGGTTGGGCTCTACGACATTGCGTTGGCAGGCGGCGTGGAGCATATGGGCCGCCACCCGATGGGGGAAGGAGTGGATCCGAACCCCCGCTTCCTCGCGGAGCGACTGGTAGACCCCGAGGCGCTGCTGATGGGCAAGACAGCGGAGAACTTGCACGACCGGTTCCCTGACATCACGCGCGCCAGGGTCGACGAGTACGCCCTGGCGTCGCAACACAAGACGGCGCAGGCCTACGAGAACGGCAGCATCCAGCAGGACCTGATCCCCGTCGCCACCAGGAGCGCCGAGCTGGGGTACGGCCTGGCCACTACTGACGAGCCCCCAAGACCGGGGACGACTCTGGAGGCCCTCGCGAAGTTGAAGACTCCCTTCCGTCCCTACGGCCGCGTGACCGCCGGTAACGCGGCGGGACTCAACGACGGCGCGACGGCCGCGCTCCTCGCGGCGGAGAGCGTCGCTGACGAACTGGGGCTTCCCAAGAAGATGCGACTCGTCTCGTTCGCATTCGCCGGCGTGGCACCAGAGGTGATGGGAATCGGTCCGGTGCCTTCGACCGAGAAGGCACTGTCGAAGGCCGGCTTGAACATCAGCGACATCGGCTTGTTCGAAATCAACGAGGCGTTCGCGGTACAGGTGCTGGCATTCCTGCAGCATTTCGGCCTAGCGGACGACGATCCACGCGTGAATCCGTTCGGCGGCGCGATTGCCGTGGGCCATCCGCTGGCTTCCAGCGGGATACGCCTGATGACATACCTGGCCCGTCACTTCGAGAACAACCCCGGCGTCAGATACGGGCTGACAACCATGTGCATCGGGCTGGGCATGGGCGGAACGGTCATCTGGGAAAACCCGAACTTCGACGGCAAGGAATCCTGA
- a CDS encoding 3-hydroxyacyl-CoA dehydrogenase NAD-binding domain-containing protein translates to MPEANNSGAPSLEFADEVVTHARLRFIELPDTAGTAALITLDNGFDHTKPNTFGPGGLRSLSAALDEASDRDDVVALAITGKPFIFAVGADLSGVPSIASHDQALAIGRFGHDVFRRLGEFGVPTFAFINGAAMGGGLELALHCTYRTVSSGAAAISLPECFLGLLPGWGGTYLLPNLIGPQNALRVIVDNPLAQNRMLKPKDLTSMGIADALFEPADFLERSLAWAADVISGQVKVERASIDRGEAWDATVEAARAGLSARLHGAAPAPVLAVDLIGAAKTADRDTAFAAEDAALADLIMSDELRAGLYSFDLVQKRAKRPVGAPDKSLARPVTKVGIVGAGLMASQLALLFIQRLEVPVVMTDLDQARVDKGVSYAHAELDKRLAKGRLTPDKANRLKALLTGAVSKEAFADADFVIEAVFEDLQVKKQVFAEVEEVVSDTCVLATNTSSLSVSKMAADLRHPERVVGFHFFNPVALMPLLEIARAEKTDDQSLATAFAVGKALKKSCVLVSDAPGFVVNRLLTRFLGEVTRSVDEGTPFDVADQALNPLGLPMTPFVLLQLVGPAVAFHVSETMHSAFPERFYVSENLRRVVAAGKSAIWTYDQAGTPSVDPEVAKLFEQGDKALSAAEVRDRALEALAEEVRSMLDEGVVAEPQDIDLCMILGAGWPFHLGGITPYLDRTGVSQRVTGTTFLAPGVASLAQ, encoded by the coding sequence ATGCCAGAAGCCAACAACAGCGGCGCACCATCACTGGAGTTCGCCGACGAGGTTGTCACCCACGCCCGTCTGCGGTTCATCGAACTTCCAGACACCGCCGGGACCGCCGCGCTCATCACGCTGGACAACGGCTTCGACCACACCAAGCCCAACACCTTCGGGCCGGGGGGTCTGCGCTCCCTGAGCGCCGCTCTGGACGAGGCGTCCGATCGCGATGACGTCGTAGCGCTCGCCATCACCGGAAAGCCCTTCATCTTCGCCGTTGGAGCGGACCTGTCAGGTGTGCCAAGCATCGCTAGCCACGATCAAGCCCTGGCCATAGGACGTTTCGGCCACGACGTGTTCCGTCGCCTCGGAGAGTTCGGCGTGCCAACGTTCGCGTTCATCAACGGAGCGGCCATGGGTGGCGGCCTCGAGCTCGCGCTTCACTGCACCTACCGCACCGTCTCCTCCGGAGCGGCCGCCATCTCGCTACCCGAGTGCTTCCTTGGACTTCTGCCCGGATGGGGCGGCACGTACCTTCTGCCGAACTTGATCGGACCGCAGAACGCGCTGCGGGTCATCGTCGACAACCCCCTGGCGCAGAACCGCATGCTCAAGCCGAAGGACCTGACGAGCATGGGTATCGCCGACGCCCTGTTCGAACCGGCTGATTTCCTTGAGCGCTCCCTGGCTTGGGCGGCCGACGTCATCAGCGGGCAGGTCAAGGTCGAACGCGCGTCGATCGACCGCGGCGAGGCCTGGGACGCAACCGTCGAAGCGGCTCGCGCCGGGCTGTCAGCTCGCCTGCACGGAGCCGCGCCAGCCCCCGTGCTCGCCGTGGACTTGATCGGCGCCGCCAAGACGGCCGACCGCGATACCGCGTTCGCCGCCGAGGACGCGGCGCTCGCCGATCTGATCATGAGCGATGAGCTGCGAGCGGGGCTGTACTCGTTCGATTTGGTGCAGAAACGGGCGAAGCGACCCGTGGGAGCACCGGACAAGTCGCTCGCCCGGCCCGTTACCAAGGTTGGGATCGTGGGGGCCGGCCTGATGGCCAGCCAACTGGCCCTGCTGTTCATACAGCGCCTGGAAGTACCCGTGGTGATGACCGACTTGGATCAGGCACGGGTGGACAAGGGCGTTAGCTATGCGCACGCCGAGCTGGACAAGCGACTGGCCAAAGGCCGGCTCACACCCGACAAGGCCAACCGGCTCAAGGCGTTGCTCACCGGGGCCGTCAGCAAAGAGGCCTTCGCCGATGCTGACTTCGTAATTGAGGCCGTTTTTGAGGACCTCCAGGTGAAGAAACAGGTGTTCGCCGAAGTAGAGGAAGTGGTTAGCGACACGTGCGTGCTCGCCACCAACACGTCCTCACTGTCGGTATCAAAGATGGCGGCGGATCTTCGCCATCCGGAGCGGGTCGTCGGATTCCACTTCTTCAATCCGGTGGCGCTGATGCCGCTGCTGGAAATCGCCAGGGCCGAGAAGACCGACGACCAGTCCCTTGCCACCGCGTTCGCTGTCGGCAAGGCCTTGAAGAAGTCATGCGTACTGGTCAGCGACGCGCCAGGCTTCGTGGTCAACAGGCTGCTGACGCGCTTCCTGGGTGAAGTCACACGAAGCGTTGACGAAGGCACTCCATTCGACGTCGCCGATCAAGCCCTCAATCCCCTCGGCTTGCCCATGACGCCGTTCGTGCTGCTCCAGCTCGTCGGCCCAGCTGTGGCATTCCACGTGTCTGAGACGATGCACTCAGCCTTTCCCGAGCGGTTCTACGTGTCTGAGAATCTGCGTCGAGTCGTGGCCGCCGGGAAGTCAGCGATTTGGACATATGACCAGGCCGGGACCCCATCGGTCGATCCAGAGGTCGCGAAGCTGTTCGAGCAAGGCGACAAGGCTCTGTCCGCAGCCGAGGTGCGCGACCGCGCACTCGAAGCGCTCGCCGAGGAAGTCCGCTCGATGCTCGACGAGGGCGTCGTCGCCGAGCCACAGGACATCGACCTTTGCATGATCCTGGGGGCCGGTTGGCCATTCCACCTGGGCGGCATCACTCCATACCTGGATCGCACCGGAGTCTCTCAGAGGGTGACTGGAACCACGTTCCTCGCGCCTGGGGTAGCCTCGCTGGCTCAGTGA
- a CDS encoding EAL domain-containing protein, with protein MTQPAASLGGWVRARPLIAVALSAVVWAASDAVVLVFTDGSDTPAILFTPALGAAAVIRLGGSSAWILAGGALGELAVLAAVTGTGSIGRTLADLVAGVIIGLMLRWFRCDLSRPIDPAIAGGVALLVGATAALASIRWPGMSWDPHLAGESWPGSFASAVLLGVMLILPVALRSGSDGPRRKEFASVTMASALIAVFVAAAGVTEFDPWLISWILLPIMLLVASRYDTWSASTLGLVAVTIVMVVGQSWASPAGVLQWQLAMSVASGLGLTTLLAVERQRGIQLAEQPVGDASVAAAHAATVKTMFDISPVPTMRMRREAGGRLVIGAANIALARLLGGNASDLVGREVSSFMEPDGLATLQSLIAAATDSKPRVPGWVPQGEVCLRGRDRASRLALITVAALRSGDLEEFVVHVEDVTARRAAERDLTLHSLYDRQTGLLNRKAFVDRLDAALHRLNTDVDEIALVFLDVDDFKVINDSLGLSAGDQLLGEVATRIRGVCAPADAVARLGGDEFAVISEIHGDQQDPGVFVGRLQTALGQPVEIAGSNLSPTVSVGVARTEDPSCDGAELMRRADLALYRAKLRGRGRVQFYAESMGVQAEAALNVRIELARAVAGDGFEIAYQPIIRLRDGEVQEYEALLRLRTADGRILPPLDFLDLARSAGLMPTIDKLVLRQVLRDASKGSLPAPAAGVAVNIEAEELKDLDLASHVLGELQSSGVDPLRLTIEVTESALLMFDDEVLSNVRSLRDAGVRIAIDDFGTGYSSLSQLRNLSADILKIDRAFVSVMEEDQESRRIVSAVIQLAHDTGLVAIAEGVETREQAESLLELGCDLAQGYLFGRPELLKAAAPAPGTESLSEPATDH; from the coding sequence ATGACGCAGCCCGCCGCCTCGCTTGGGGGCTGGGTTCGAGCGCGGCCGTTGATCGCCGTTGCGCTCTCAGCGGTCGTTTGGGCGGCGAGCGACGCGGTGGTGTTGGTATTCACGGACGGTTCGGACACCCCGGCGATTCTGTTCACTCCAGCTCTGGGCGCGGCCGCGGTGATCCGGTTGGGTGGTTCTTCTGCCTGGATTCTCGCCGGTGGTGCTCTTGGCGAGCTGGCGGTACTGGCCGCGGTGACAGGCACCGGTTCGATCGGACGAACGCTCGCTGACCTAGTCGCTGGCGTGATCATCGGACTGATGTTGAGATGGTTTCGTTGCGATCTGTCGCGCCCAATCGACCCAGCGATCGCCGGCGGAGTCGCGCTGCTCGTAGGTGCTACCGCTGCTCTGGCGTCTATCCGTTGGCCGGGGATGTCGTGGGATCCGCACCTCGCGGGTGAGTCATGGCCCGGATCATTCGCCAGCGCCGTGCTGTTGGGCGTGATGTTGATTCTGCCCGTGGCGCTGCGATCGGGTTCGGATGGTCCGCGCCGCAAGGAATTCGCGTCTGTCACGATGGCCAGCGCGCTGATCGCGGTGTTCGTGGCGGCTGCGGGAGTGACTGAGTTCGACCCGTGGTTGATCTCCTGGATCCTGCTGCCGATCATGCTGCTTGTCGCGTCCCGCTACGACACGTGGTCGGCATCGACGCTGGGCTTGGTCGCGGTAACGATCGTGATGGTCGTTGGCCAGTCCTGGGCGAGCCCGGCGGGGGTGCTGCAGTGGCAGTTGGCGATGAGCGTGGCATCTGGTCTGGGGTTGACCACGCTGCTCGCGGTCGAGAGGCAACGCGGGATCCAGCTCGCCGAGCAGCCAGTGGGCGACGCGTCGGTTGCCGCGGCTCATGCTGCGACGGTGAAGACCATGTTCGACATCTCCCCTGTTCCGACTATGCGGATGAGGCGCGAAGCGGGTGGGCGACTTGTCATAGGGGCAGCCAATATCGCCCTGGCCCGGTTGCTGGGCGGGAACGCCTCGGACCTCGTAGGCCGTGAGGTGTCGAGCTTCATGGAGCCGGATGGGTTAGCGACTCTTCAGTCACTGATCGCGGCCGCGACAGATTCGAAGCCGAGGGTTCCCGGATGGGTGCCGCAGGGCGAGGTGTGTCTGCGAGGCAGGGATCGAGCCTCCAGGCTGGCGCTGATCACGGTGGCCGCGCTGAGAAGCGGCGATCTGGAGGAGTTCGTTGTCCATGTGGAGGACGTAACGGCACGGCGAGCGGCGGAGCGGGACCTTACCCTCCACTCGCTCTACGACCGGCAGACAGGGCTGCTGAACCGGAAGGCGTTCGTAGACCGTTTGGACGCCGCGCTTCATCGGCTCAACACCGATGTTGATGAGATCGCGCTCGTCTTCCTGGATGTGGACGACTTCAAGGTCATCAACGACTCCCTGGGCCTGTCGGCCGGTGACCAGCTTCTCGGCGAGGTCGCGACCAGGATCCGAGGTGTCTGCGCCCCAGCGGACGCGGTGGCGCGTCTAGGCGGGGACGAGTTCGCGGTGATCTCTGAGATCCATGGCGACCAGCAAGATCCAGGCGTGTTCGTGGGCAGACTCCAGACGGCGTTGGGACAGCCGGTCGAGATCGCCGGATCGAACCTGTCACCGACGGTCTCAGTCGGTGTCGCGAGAACGGAAGACCCCAGCTGCGACGGGGCGGAGCTGATGAGGCGGGCGGATCTGGCCCTGTATCGGGCCAAGCTGCGGGGGAGGGGCAGAGTCCAGTTCTACGCCGAGTCGATGGGAGTTCAGGCCGAGGCGGCCCTGAATGTTCGCATCGAGCTGGCGAGGGCGGTCGCCGGTGACGGGTTCGAGATCGCCTACCAGCCGATCATCCGTCTTCGGGACGGCGAGGTGCAGGAGTATGAGGCGCTGCTGCGCTTGAGGACCGCAGACGGGCGCATCTTGCCGCCACTGGATTTCCTAGATCTAGCGCGATCGGCTGGACTGATGCCGACGATTGACAAGCTTGTACTGCGTCAGGTCCTGCGCGACGCATCGAAAGGTTCCCTGCCCGCGCCTGCCGCGGGTGTCGCGGTGAATATCGAAGCCGAGGAACTCAAAGATCTGGATCTGGCGTCACACGTGCTCGGTGAACTGCAGAGCAGCGGTGTTGATCCCTTGAGGCTGACCATCGAGGTGACTGAGTCGGCGTTGCTGATGTTTGACGATGAAGTGCTATCGAACGTGCGGTCGCTGCGAGACGCGGGGGTCAGGATCGCTATCGACGACTTCGGGACTGGGTACTCAAGCCTGAGCCAACTGCGAAACCTCAGCGCCGACATCCTCAAGATAGACCGTGCGTTCGTGTCGGTCATGGAAGAAGACCAAGAGTCCCGCCGGATCGTCAGCGCCGTGATCCAGCTCGCGCACGATACCGGACTGGTGGCCATCGCAGAGGGCGTCGAGACCCGTGAGCAGGCTGAGTCCCTGCTGGAACTGGGCTGCGATCTGGCTCAGGGGTACCTGTTCGGGCGACCGGAGTTGTTGAAGGCTGCGGCCCCGGCGCCGGGTACCGAATCCTTGTCCGAACCAGCTACTGATCACTGA
- a CDS encoding EAL domain-containing protein translates to MGSSVPEVGSAVAGIRVSDEAANARLRELAFQGSPSPMVVLELTPSDDGMGMGPILDCSESFEQLVGMDRQEIVGQDLSGFLHPTDISVLERGLRGLLDPTRKPQVRIVRQGWGVVWVALAASVIDDPRLGRRLVVTLDDVTAFRRTEQALSHRASHDPLTGLPNRAVLMQHLSRVLARLGRRPGTVAVLFVDLDSFKSINDTYGHRRGDTVLQEVARRISLAVRRDDIVTRMGGDEFVVVCDSLDSASESVTVAERIRVSMEEPFELHGRAHTLSGSVGIAQTSDPSGTAEDLLRRADLAMYRAKERGRNRIEFFAANLEEQVRGRMRMVELLRSALDEDRITIDLQPVVRLNDSSIVGYEAFGRIMMPDGSVLHPSSFVDAAERSGLSVRLDTRILELGLAWLSGRKEADFGAWLGVNVSPRQLADASYPQFIRGRLSARELDPKDLVLEFGEPSMMDAPGPALLTLRRVRAQGVRIAVDEFGTGMSSLTAMRELPLDYIKLDGSFVDGLGRDPADETIVTAVISVAHDLGREVIAEGVTDPVQAEFLRSRGCDLGQGHLFGSPVRVGNL, encoded by the coding sequence GTGGGCAGCAGTGTGCCCGAAGTCGGGTCGGCGGTGGCGGGCATTCGGGTGTCCGACGAGGCCGCTAACGCTCGTCTGAGGGAACTCGCCTTCCAGGGGTCGCCCTCGCCCATGGTCGTGCTGGAGCTGACTCCCAGCGACGATGGGATGGGGATGGGACCGATTCTGGACTGCAGCGAGTCCTTTGAGCAGCTCGTCGGAATGGACCGCCAGGAGATCGTCGGTCAGGATCTGAGCGGTTTCCTGCATCCCACGGACATATCGGTTCTGGAGCGTGGGTTAAGGGGTCTGCTCGATCCCACCCGGAAGCCGCAAGTCAGGATTGTCCGCCAGGGGTGGGGCGTGGTCTGGGTGGCGCTGGCCGCGTCCGTGATTGACGATCCGCGGCTGGGCCGTCGCCTGGTAGTGACGCTGGACGACGTGACCGCGTTCCGGCGAACAGAGCAGGCGTTGTCTCACAGGGCTTCCCACGATCCGCTGACAGGTCTTCCTAATCGTGCGGTCCTGATGCAGCACCTCAGCCGAGTCCTCGCCAGGCTGGGTCGTCGACCGGGAACCGTAGCGGTCCTCTTCGTTGACCTCGACAGTTTCAAGAGCATCAATGACACCTACGGTCATCGCCGGGGCGACACAGTGCTGCAGGAAGTGGCGCGCCGGATCTCGCTGGCAGTGCGACGCGATGACATCGTCACCCGCATGGGCGGCGACGAGTTCGTCGTCGTCTGCGACTCGCTGGACTCCGCGTCTGAATCTGTCACCGTCGCCGAGCGGATCCGCGTGTCCATGGAGGAACCGTTCGAGTTGCATGGTCGCGCGCACACGTTGAGCGGATCAGTGGGTATCGCGCAGACCTCCGACCCTTCTGGCACCGCCGAGGATCTGCTCAGACGCGCTGATCTGGCCATGTACCGGGCCAAGGAACGAGGAAGGAACCGGATCGAGTTCTTCGCCGCGAACCTCGAAGAGCAGGTTCGCGGACGAATGAGAATGGTCGAACTGCTTCGCTCGGCACTGGACGAAGACCGAATCACGATCGACCTTCAGCCTGTGGTCAGGCTGAACGACTCCTCGATCGTTGGCTATGAGGCCTTCGGTCGGATCATGATGCCGGACGGCAGCGTCCTGCACCCGAGCAGCTTCGTGGACGCGGCCGAGCGGTCTGGGCTGTCGGTGAGGCTAGACACGCGCATCCTCGAACTGGGTTTGGCGTGGCTGTCGGGCCGCAAGGAGGCTGACTTCGGGGCATGGTTGGGCGTCAATGTCTCTCCGCGTCAACTCGCGGACGCCAGCTATCCGCAGTTCATCAGGGGTCGTTTGTCGGCTCGCGAGTTGGACCCGAAGGATCTTGTCCTGGAGTTCGGGGAGCCGTCCATGATGGACGCGCCGGGACCGGCACTGCTGACACTGCGCCGTGTCCGGGCTCAGGGAGTGAGAATCGCGGTCGATGAGTTCGGAACCGGGATGTCGTCATTGACCGCGATGAGGGAACTTCCGCTCGACTACATCAAGCTGGACGGGTCTTTCGTCGACGGATTGGGACGGGACCCGGCCGATGAGACGATCGTCACCGCGGTGATCTCAGTCGCGCATGACCTTGGCCGGGAGGTGATCGCTGAAGGCGTGACCGACCCAGTTCAGGCCGAGTTCCTGCGCTCCAGGGGTTGTGATCTTGGGCAAGGCCACCTATTCGGGTCTCCGGTGCGTGTCGGGAACCTGTGA
- the dxs gene encoding 1-deoxy-D-xylulose-5-phosphate synthase, giving the protein MDLLGRIRSPEDLRFVDEVDLPALAAEIRAFLIENVARTGGHLGSNLGVVELTLALHRAYDSPSDAILWDTGHQTYVHKIITGRRDRFHELRQVGGLSGYPSRAESPHDWIENSHASTALSYADGLAKAWDLSGELAERHIAVVVGDGSLTGGMAWEALNNIAASDRPMVIVVNDNARSYNPTIGGVASYLATLRTTRGYERFLEWGRRTLSDTPVIGAPVYGTLHGVKRGLKDIVAPQGLFEDLGLKYLGPFDGHDVRTVEGALRRARDFGGPVIVHCLTEKGRGYGPAELDEDDKFHGVGVINPETGVPVCAPSPTWTTVFAREMVKAGQRRPDVVAITAAMQGPTGLAPFAKRFPGRCFDVGIAEQHAVTSAAGMAMGGLHPVVAVYSTFLNRAYDQVLLDAGLHRAAVTFVLDRAGITGDDGPSHNGMWDLSMLAGIPGMRVAAPRDGDTLAAELAEALAISDGPTALRFPKGALPNDIPELRREVGIDVLFEDGCDVLLVSIGPFADLAIEVADLLRLSGVGVTVVDPRWVLPVSEALVDMSRGSRLVVTIEDNSVRGGVGASVQQALSHVPVVTLGIPCRFIEQGPRSGILAELGFTPSAVAETIAKRLNETETFREGPVEQ; this is encoded by the coding sequence GTGGATCTTCTGGGACGTATCCGCTCCCCCGAGGATCTGCGTTTCGTAGACGAAGTGGATCTGCCGGCGCTCGCGGCTGAGATCCGGGCCTTCCTTATCGAGAATGTCGCGCGAACTGGCGGCCACCTGGGGTCCAACCTGGGCGTCGTGGAACTGACCCTGGCACTTCATCGCGCATACGACTCGCCAAGCGACGCGATCCTGTGGGACACCGGTCATCAGACATACGTCCACAAGATCATTACCGGACGCCGGGACAGATTCCACGAACTAAGGCAGGTTGGCGGGCTGTCGGGGTACCCGAGCAGGGCGGAGAGCCCCCATGACTGGATCGAGAACTCACACGCCTCCACCGCGCTGAGCTACGCCGACGGACTCGCCAAGGCTTGGGATCTTTCTGGGGAGCTCGCCGAGCGCCACATCGCTGTGGTCGTGGGAGACGGTTCCCTGACTGGAGGCATGGCGTGGGAGGCACTGAACAACATCGCCGCCAGCGACCGTCCGATGGTCATCGTCGTGAACGACAACGCGCGCTCTTATAACCCAACGATCGGTGGTGTGGCCAGCTATCTGGCGACGTTGCGCACCACGCGGGGATACGAGCGGTTCTTGGAGTGGGGTCGGCGAACCCTCAGCGACACCCCAGTAATCGGGGCTCCCGTCTACGGGACACTGCACGGCGTCAAGAGAGGCCTGAAGGACATCGTGGCGCCTCAGGGCTTGTTCGAGGATCTGGGACTGAAGTACCTGGGACCGTTCGACGGACACGATGTGCGCACGGTCGAAGGAGCGTTGCGCCGCGCCAGGGACTTCGGTGGTCCGGTGATTGTGCATTGCCTCACCGAGAAGGGGAGAGGTTACGGCCCGGCGGAGCTGGACGAGGACGACAAGTTCCACGGAGTCGGTGTCATCAACCCCGAAACTGGCGTGCCCGTGTGCGCACCCAGCCCGACCTGGACGACGGTATTCGCGCGGGAAATGGTCAAGGCTGGTCAGAGACGGCCCGACGTAGTCGCTATCACGGCGGCGATGCAGGGGCCGACCGGTCTGGCACCGTTCGCGAAGCGCTTCCCCGGCCGCTGCTTCGATGTCGGAATCGCCGAGCAGCACGCGGTCACCAGCGCGGCGGGCATGGCGATGGGCGGCCTGCATCCGGTTGTCGCTGTCTACTCGACTTTCCTGAACCGCGCCTATGATCAGGTGCTCCTGGACGCGGGGTTGCACCGGGCCGCAGTCACCTTCGTACTGGACAGAGCTGGGATTACCGGCGATGACGGACCCAGCCACAACGGAATGTGGGATCTATCGATGCTCGCGGGGATCCCTGGAATGAGAGTCGCGGCTCCGCGCGACGGTGACACACTCGCCGCTGAGCTCGCCGAGGCGCTGGCCATCAGCGACGGGCCGACAGCGTTGAGGTTCCCGAAAGGCGCTCTGCCGAATGACATCCCTGAGCTGCGCAGGGAGGTCGGTATCGACGTCCTGTTCGAGGACGGCTGCGATGTGCTGCTGGTATCGATCGGACCGTTCGCCGACTTGGCCATTGAGGTCGCGGATCTGTTGCGGCTATCGGGAGTAGGGGTCACGGTTGTCGACCCTCGCTGGGTCCTTCCAGTATCCGAGGCGCTGGTGGACATGTCCCGCGGATCCCGGCTGGTTGTGACAATCGAGGACAACTCCGTACGAGGGGGAGTCGGAGCGTCCGTACAGCAAGCTTTGAGCCACGTTCCTGTGGTGACCCTGGGGATTCCGTGCCGGTTCATCGAGCAGGGCCCCCGATCCGGCATCCTGGCGGAGCTTGGGTTCACTCCTTCGGCAGTCGCGGAGACTATCGCCAAACGGCTGAACGAGACTGAGACCTTCCGCGAAGGGCCTGTTGAGCAGTAG